The following are from one region of the Melaminivora suipulveris genome:
- the ccoG gene encoding cytochrome c oxidase accessory protein CcoG — protein sequence MKPADGQPRKKIIPIVPAAQESSQGEIISLYEAQKKIYPRSISGLFARWRWAMVWLTQLVFYGLPWLQWGERQMVLFDLGARRFYIFGLVLYPQDFIYLTGLLIISALSLFLFTAVAGRLWCGFACPQTVYTEIFMWIEHKIEGDRSARMRLDNGPWTFEKVWKKTVKQAAWIAVAFWTGFTFVGYFVPIRELGAELMQFQGSWQIFWVVFYGFATYGNAGFMREQVCKYMCPYARFQSAMFDKDTMVVTYDPERGEPRGPRNKTIDYKAKGLGDCIDCTLCVQVCPTGIDIRNGLQYECIGCGLCVDACNTVMDKMKYPRGLIRFSTQNGVANHWTQSQMIRRVFRPRVLLYTGVLVLLCVAMLASLVVRAPFKVDIVRDRAALSRIVAGGKLENVYRLQIMNATEKPQNYTIAARGLSGLEVASETQVQIDAAESRWVSVRLHIPYGSAAPGSHTVYFDIRAENTGNQVSEKSAFLVPR from the coding sequence ATGAAGCCCGCCGACGGCCAGCCCCGCAAGAAGATCATCCCCATCGTCCCCGCAGCGCAGGAGAGCTCGCAGGGCGAGATAATCTCGCTGTACGAGGCGCAAAAGAAGATCTACCCACGCTCCATCAGCGGCCTGTTCGCGCGCTGGCGCTGGGCCATGGTGTGGCTGACGCAGCTGGTCTTCTATGGCCTGCCCTGGCTGCAGTGGGGCGAGCGGCAAATGGTGCTGTTCGACCTGGGGGCAAGGCGCTTCTACATCTTCGGCCTGGTGCTGTATCCGCAGGACTTCATCTACCTGACCGGCCTGCTGATCATTTCGGCGCTGTCGCTGTTTTTGTTCACGGCGGTGGCTGGGCGCCTGTGGTGCGGTTTTGCCTGCCCGCAGACCGTCTATACCGAGATCTTCATGTGGATCGAACACAAGATCGAGGGCGACCGCAGCGCGCGCATGCGCCTGGACAACGGCCCGTGGACCTTTGAGAAAGTCTGGAAGAAGACCGTCAAGCAGGCCGCGTGGATCGCCGTGGCGTTCTGGACCGGCTTCACCTTCGTGGGTTACTTCGTGCCGATCCGCGAACTGGGCGCCGAGTTGATGCAGTTCCAGGGTTCGTGGCAGATCTTCTGGGTGGTCTTCTATGGTTTTGCCACGTACGGCAATGCCGGCTTCATGCGCGAGCAGGTGTGCAAGTACATGTGCCCTTACGCGCGCTTCCAGAGCGCGATGTTCGACAAGGACACCATGGTCGTGACCTACGACCCCGAGCGCGGCGAGCCGCGCGGGCCGCGCAACAAGACCATCGACTACAAGGCCAAGGGCCTGGGCGACTGCATCGACTGCACGCTGTGCGTGCAGGTCTGTCCGACGGGCATCGACATCCGCAACGGCCTGCAGTACGAGTGCATCGGCTGCGGTCTGTGCGTGGACGCGTGCAACACCGTCATGGACAAGATGAAGTACCCGCGCGGGCTGATCCGGTTTTCCACGCAAAACGGCGTGGCCAACCACTGGACGCAATCGCAGATGATCCGCCGCGTATTCCGCCCGCGCGTGCTGCTGTACACCGGCGTGCTGGTGCTGCTGTGCGTGGCCATGCTGGCCAGCCTGGTCGTGCGCGCGCCGTTCAAGGTGGACATCGTGCGCGATCGCGCCGCGCTGTCGCGCATCGTGGCCGGCGGCAAGCTGGAGAACGTCTACCGTCTGCAGATCATGAACGCCACGGAAAAGCCGCAGAATTACACGATCGCCGCACGCGGACTGTCGGGGCTGGAGGTGGCGTCAGAGACGCAGGTGCAGATCGACGCGGCCGAGTCGCGCTGGGTGTCGGTGCGGCTGCACATCCCCTACGGCTCCGCGGCACCGGGTTCGCACACCGTGTACTTCGATATCCGCGCCGAGAACACTGGAAACCAGGTTTCGGAAAAATCCGCATTCCTCGTGCCGCGCTGA
- the cobA gene encoding uroporphyrinogen-III C-methyltransferase, translated as MNTTPLSGAARPLRSAAARSATRHVPQPGRCTLVGAGPGDPELLTLKAARAIAAASVLLVDDLVGEDIVALAAPGARIVRVGKRGGLRSTPQAFIEKLMIAEVRRGGTVVRLKGGDPFIFGRGGEEVQALRAAGIEPQVINGVTSGLAAPTMLGVPLTHREHAQGVLLLTGHNQSGAAPTDWALLGATARQAHLTLVVYMGVRGARAIQDGLLAGGLPPHTPVAVVQHATLAHQRQAITTLSALAQTIARDGLASPSVIVVGDVVRGARALADAAAPAASGHSGKSPATTRRCA; from the coding sequence ATGAACACCACTCCTCTTTCCGGAGCCGCTCGCCCGCTGCGCAGCGCCGCAGCCCGCAGCGCAACGCGCCACGTGCCGCAGCCCGGCCGCTGCACCCTGGTGGGCGCCGGGCCGGGCGATCCCGAACTGCTGACCCTGAAAGCGGCGCGGGCGATTGCCGCCGCCAGCGTGCTGCTGGTCGACGACCTGGTGGGCGAGGACATCGTCGCCCTGGCCGCGCCCGGCGCGCGCATCGTGCGCGTGGGCAAGCGCGGCGGCCTTCGCAGCACGCCGCAGGCCTTCATCGAAAAGCTCATGATCGCCGAGGTGCGCCGGGGCGGGACGGTGGTGCGGCTCAAGGGCGGCGATCCCTTCATCTTCGGCCGCGGCGGCGAGGAGGTGCAGGCGCTGCGCGCCGCAGGCATCGAGCCGCAGGTCATCAATGGCGTTACCTCCGGCCTGGCGGCGCCCACCATGCTGGGCGTGCCGCTGACGCACCGCGAACACGCTCAGGGTGTGCTGCTGCTCACGGGCCACAACCAAAGCGGTGCCGCGCCGACCGACTGGGCGCTGCTCGGCGCCACGGCACGCCAGGCGCACCTGACGCTGGTCGTCTACATGGGCGTTCGCGGCGCGCGCGCCATCCAGGATGGGCTGCTGGCCGGCGGCCTGCCGCCGCACACGCCGGTGGCCGTGGTGCAGCACGCCACGCTGGCGCACCAGCGCCAGGCCATCACCACGCTGAGCGCGCTGGCGCAGACCATCGCCCGCGACGGCCTGGCCAGCCCCAGCGTGATCGTCGTCGGCGACGTGGTGCGCGGCGCCCGCGCGCTGGCCGATGCCGCAGCGCCTGCCGCGTCCGGCCACTCGGGAAAGTCCCCAGCGACCACGCGCCGGTGCGCCTGA
- a CDS encoding FixH family protein, translated as MTYSSPSSIAPATPEASAPWWKFGHVWLVIAGPAIVVVAGFVTLWLAVSRPDPVVAEDYYQRGLDINKTLAAEQAQPSSMQPAVKGRNHAATPQKDQPR; from the coding sequence ATGACCTATTCATCGCCTTCCTCCATCGCCCCCGCAACACCCGAGGCCTCCGCGCCCTGGTGGAAGTTCGGCCACGTCTGGCTGGTCATCGCAGGGCCGGCCATCGTGGTGGTCGCCGGCTTCGTCACGCTGTGGCTGGCCGTGAGCCGCCCCGACCCGGTGGTGGCCGAGGATTACTACCAGCGCGGCCTGGACATCAACAAGACGCTGGCCGCCGAGCAGGCGCAGCCGTCCAGCATGCAGCCGGCCGTCAAGGGCCGCAACCACGCCGCCACGCCGCAAAAAGACCAGCCGCGCTGA
- the ccoP gene encoding cytochrome-c oxidase, cbb3-type subunit III: protein MSDFTSNFWSLYVAGITIVGIVACGLLLWLTSRKKVESTADNTTGHVWDVDLTEMNNPMPRWWMWLFVITLIFGAGYLIAYPGLGTYAGKLGWTQLGEYQAEVSRAQEAEAPVYARFASMKTEELAGDPAAMAIGDRLFMNNCAQCHGSDARGSKGFPNLTDGDWLHGGTAENIHTTIQDGRVGIMPPMGAAVGSSEDVRNVAHYVLSLAGSPHDSLKASLGKSKFTACAACHGMDGKGNTALGAPNLTDDIWLHGWGEAAIVNIINNGKTNEMPAQKDKLTDAQINVLTAYVWGLSNKAGAAR, encoded by the coding sequence ATGAGCGATTTCACCAGCAATTTCTGGTCCCTCTACGTGGCCGGCATCACCATCGTCGGCATCGTCGCCTGCGGCCTGCTGCTGTGGCTCACTTCGCGCAAGAAGGTCGAGTCAACTGCAGACAACACCACCGGCCACGTCTGGGACGTGGACCTGACGGAGATGAACAACCCCATGCCGCGCTGGTGGATGTGGCTGTTCGTCATCACGCTGATATTCGGCGCGGGCTATCTGATCGCCTACCCCGGCCTGGGCACCTACGCCGGAAAGCTGGGCTGGACGCAGCTGGGCGAGTACCAGGCCGAGGTCAGCCGCGCCCAGGAGGCCGAGGCGCCGGTGTACGCGCGCTTCGCGAGCATGAAGACCGAAGAGCTGGCCGGCGATCCGGCGGCCATGGCCATTGGCGATCGCCTGTTCATGAACAACTGCGCGCAGTGCCACGGCTCGGACGCGCGCGGCAGCAAGGGCTTTCCCAACCTGACGGACGGCGACTGGCTGCACGGCGGCACGGCCGAGAACATCCACACGACCATCCAGGATGGCCGCGTGGGCATCATGCCGCCCATGGGCGCGGCGGTGGGCTCGTCCGAGGACGTGCGCAACGTGGCGCACTACGTGCTGAGCCTGGCGGGCAGCCCGCACGATTCACTCAAGGCGTCGCTGGGCAAGTCCAAGTTCACCGCCTGCGCGGCCTGTCATGGCATGGACGGCAAGGGCAACACGGCCCTGGGCGCGCCCAACCTGACCGACGACATCTGGCTGCACGGCTGGGGTGAGGCGGCCATCGTCAACATCATCAACAACGGCAAGACCAACGAGATGCCGGCGCAAAAGGACAAGCTGACCGATGCGCAGATCAACGTGCTGACGGCCTACGTCTGGGGCCTGTCCAACAAGGCCGGCGCCGCCCGCTGA
- the rpsU gene encoding 30S ribosomal protein S21, translating to MTTIRVKENEPFDVALRRFKRTIEKLGLLTDLRAREFYEKPTAERKRKKAAAVKRHYKRVRSMQLPKKLY from the coding sequence ATGACGACCATCCGTGTAAAAGAGAACGAGCCCTTTGACGTGGCCCTGCGCCGCTTCAAGCGCACCATCGAAAAGCTGGGCCTGCTGACTGACCTGCGCGCCCGCGAGTTCTACGAAAAGCCCACAGCAGAGCGCAAGCGCAAGAAGGCCGCAGCCGTCAAGCGCCACTACAAGCGCGTGCGCAGCATGCAGCTGCCCAAGAAGCTGTACTGA
- a CDS encoding ABC transporter substrate-binding protein translates to MVHKRRRLLRGLAASAGLGLLCAGEVLAQTAQRPGGRNEILIGRSSALTGPLAPFLVPIHEGSDAAIADFNAQGGVAGRKVRVLTLDDGFDAKRTMDNARQLVEHDGVVALFGQAGTSQVMALLPYLERTRTPLVAVYTGSVAPRAAGSRWLFTTSASYADELAQILRNLVAIQTTRIGVAYEDNDFGKLALPLIEKAAAAEGATLVGAQPMRSDGGNAADAARALAARQPQAVLMVAAGPPVVAYVRAHRAHVGVPLYTLSLGAGMQVIRALGEDARGLAVARSTPPPRRANLQVTRDFQASMKRLNLEPDYDRYLGYLDARVLLEGLRAAGPTATGESIARAMEALGQLDLGGHTYRFGPGERNGSRYVDIAVIGPGGQYVR, encoded by the coding sequence GTGGTCCATAAGCGCCGCCGCCTGCTGCGCGGCTTGGCCGCCTCGGCCGGCCTTGGCCTGCTGTGTGCGGGCGAAGTATTGGCACAGACCGCGCAGCGCCCCGGCGGCCGCAACGAGATCCTGATTGGCCGCTCGAGCGCCCTGACTGGTCCGCTGGCGCCTTTTCTCGTGCCCATCCACGAGGGCAGCGATGCCGCCATCGCCGACTTCAACGCCCAGGGCGGCGTGGCCGGGCGCAAAGTGCGCGTGCTGACCCTGGACGACGGTTTCGACGCCAAACGCACGATGGACAACGCGCGCCAGCTGGTCGAGCACGATGGCGTGGTGGCGCTGTTCGGGCAGGCCGGCACGTCGCAGGTCATGGCGCTGCTGCCCTATCTGGAGCGCACGCGCACGCCGCTGGTCGCCGTCTACACCGGCAGCGTGGCGCCGCGCGCCGCCGGCAGCCGCTGGCTGTTCACCACCAGCGCCAGCTATGCCGACGAGCTGGCGCAGATCCTGCGCAACCTGGTCGCCATCCAGACCACGCGCATCGGGGTCGCGTACGAGGACAACGACTTCGGCAAACTGGCGCTGCCGCTGATCGAGAAAGCCGCCGCCGCCGAGGGCGCCACGCTGGTCGGCGCCCAGCCCATGCGCAGCGATGGCGGCAACGCCGCCGACGCCGCGCGCGCCCTGGCGGCCAGGCAGCCGCAGGCGGTGCTGATGGTCGCGGCCGGCCCGCCCGTGGTGGCCTATGTGCGCGCGCACCGCGCACACGTGGGCGTGCCGCTGTACACGCTGTCGCTGGGCGCCGGCATGCAGGTCATCCGCGCACTGGGCGAGGACGCGCGCGGTCTGGCCGTGGCGCGCTCGACACCTCCGCCGCGGCGCGCCAACCTGCAGGTCACGCGCGACTTTCAGGCTTCGATGAAACGACTGAACCTGGAGCCGGACTACGACCGCTACCTCGGGTATCTGGATGCGCGCGTGCTGCTGGAGGGCCTGCGCGCGGCCGGGCCCACGGCCACTGGCGAGAGCATCGCGCGCGCCATGGAGGCGCTGGGCCAGCTCGACCTGGGCGGCCATACCTACCGCTTCGGCCCCGGCGAGCGCAACGGCTCGCGCTACGTGGACATCGCCGTCATCGGGCCGGGCGGGCAGTACGTGCGCTAG
- a CDS encoding glycoside hydrolase family 5 protein, translating to MSAAPAWSYSAHAGGIVDAAGASVQLRGVNWFGAETANNVVHGLWTRNWQDMITQMQGQGFNAVRLPFCPTTLRGVQPSSIDYGRNPDLQGLNSLQVLDAVVLELSRRGMYVLLDHHTTDCQSISELWYTPSYSEAQWLADLAFVAQRYAQVPGVIGIDIKNEPHGAATWGTGNVATDWNLAAERAAATVLPLAPHWLIAVEGIGGSASCSSQGGHFWGGNIEPLECRPLAIPADRLLLAPHTYGPDVYEQQYFKAPGFPANMPAIWEQHFGRFVQKGYTLLLGEFGGKYGQGHPGDVAWQNALVDYLVAKGVRGGFYWSWNPNSGDTGGILQDDWQTVRSDKVQLLRRLWGNVGGSTPPPPPPGQPPAPPPAPQPPPPPPPPAEARFSVVQIVDTDWGAGYCQRVQIHNTGAAAGNWALSTQVQGRINNLWNAVWQQQGSQLTASGVDWNKTLAPGARAEFGFCAQR from the coding sequence ATGAGCGCAGCACCCGCCTGGAGCTATTCGGCGCACGCCGGCGGCATCGTGGATGCGGCGGGTGCGAGCGTGCAGCTGCGTGGCGTGAACTGGTTCGGCGCCGAGACCGCCAACAACGTCGTGCACGGCCTGTGGACGCGCAACTGGCAGGACATGATCACGCAGATGCAAGGCCAGGGCTTCAACGCCGTGCGTCTGCCGTTTTGCCCGACCACGCTGCGCGGCGTGCAGCCGTCCAGCATCGACTACGGCCGCAACCCCGACCTGCAGGGCCTGAACTCGCTGCAGGTGCTGGACGCCGTGGTGCTGGAGCTCAGCCGCCGCGGCATGTACGTGCTGCTGGACCACCACACCACCGACTGCCAAAGCATCAGCGAGCTGTGGTACACGCCCAGCTACAGCGAGGCGCAGTGGCTGGCCGACCTGGCCTTCGTCGCCCAGCGCTACGCCCAGGTGCCCGGCGTCATCGGCATCGACATCAAGAACGAGCCGCACGGCGCGGCCACCTGGGGCACGGGCAACGTGGCCACCGACTGGAACCTGGCGGCCGAGCGCGCCGCGGCCACCGTGCTGCCGCTGGCGCCGCACTGGCTGATCGCCGTGGAGGGCATTGGCGGCAGCGCCAGCTGCTCCAGCCAGGGCGGGCACTTCTGGGGCGGCAACATCGAGCCGCTGGAGTGCAGACCGCTGGCCATTCCCGCGGACCGCCTGCTGCTGGCGCCGCACACCTACGGCCCGGACGTGTACGAGCAGCAGTACTTCAAGGCACCTGGCTTTCCAGCCAACATGCCGGCCATCTGGGAGCAGCACTTCGGCCGCTTCGTGCAAAAGGGCTACACGCTGCTGCTGGGCGAGTTCGGCGGCAAATACGGCCAGGGCCATCCGGGCGACGTGGCGTGGCAGAACGCGCTGGTGGACTACCTGGTCGCCAAGGGCGTGCGCGGCGGTTTTTACTGGTCGTGGAACCCCAACAGCGGCGATACCGGCGGCATCCTGCAGGACGACTGGCAGACCGTGCGCAGCGACAAGGTGCAGCTGCTGCGGCGGCTGTGGGGCAATGTGGGCGGCAGCACGCCACCGCCGCCGCCTCCGGGGCAGCCACCCGCGCCGCCGCCGGCTCCGCAGCCTCCTCCTCCCCCGCCCCCGCCTGCCGAGGCCAGGTTCTCGGTCGTGCAGATCGTCGACACGGATTGGGGCGCGGGCTACTGCCAGCGCGTGCAGATTCACAACACCGGCGCGGCAGCCGGCAACTGGGCGTTGAGCACGCAGGTGCAGGGCCGCATCAACAACCTGTGGAACGCCGTGTGGCAGCAGCAGGGCAGCCAGCTCACGGCCTCGGGTGTTGACTGGAACAAGACGCTGGCACCGGGCGCCCGCGCCGAATTCGGCTTCTGCGCGCAGCGCTGA
- a CDS encoding GatB/YqeY domain-containing protein — protein MSLKSRITEDMKTAMRAKDSERLGTIRLLQAAIKQREVDERIELDDAAVVAVVDKLLKQRKDSIAAFEGAGRQDLADKEKAEAIVLQGYLPERMSAAQVEAAVAALVAELGAAGPGDMGKAMGAAKARLAGKADMGQVSAAVKQALAR, from the coding sequence ATGAGCCTCAAGAGCCGCATCACCGAAGACATGAAGACCGCCATGCGCGCCAAGGACAGCGAGCGCCTGGGCACCATCCGGCTGCTGCAGGCGGCCATCAAGCAGCGCGAGGTGGACGAGCGCATCGAGCTCGATGATGCGGCTGTAGTCGCCGTTGTGGACAAGCTGCTCAAGCAGCGCAAGGACAGCATCGCCGCCTTCGAGGGCGCCGGCCGCCAGGATCTGGCCGACAAGGAAAAGGCCGAGGCCATCGTGCTGCAGGGCTATCTGCCCGAACGCATGTCGGCCGCCCAGGTTGAGGCCGCCGTGGCCGCCCTGGTGGCCGAACTCGGCGCCGCAGGCCCAGGCGACATGGGCAAAGCGATGGGCGCGGCGAAGGCGCGTCTGGCCGGCAAGGCAGACATGGGCCAGGTGTCCGCCGCCGTGAAGCAGGCGCTGGCCCGCTGA
- a CDS encoding efflux transporter outer membrane subunit, with protein MTVMPSLTLSRAPLLLTAPLLLSACMSLAPPHQAPALPVPATFDAAAPGPAPLLPGGSGTSFVLDARLRTLLGMALADNRDLRVAVLAVERARAQYGIAQAERLPTLNAGASASRTRTADDLTPAGRGNTASQYSASIGLASWEIDFWGRVRNLNEAALQEFLRSQANRDSARIALGAEVMLTWLNLDADARRLHLARATLATRERQLELTRRTHELGAASGLTLAQVQTTVDSARVDAAAFETLVARGRNALALLIGNPVPDNLLPASVTAPAPPLRSDVAQGEAPRLQAAPEPATALPDLPAGAPSQLLLARPDVRAAEHALAASNAQIGVARAAFFPSITLTASAGTASNELSGLFAGGNGIWSFAPQIRLPIFDAGRNQANLRVAEVARETALAQYERVIQVAFREVMDALADRATLDERLAAQRSLAAAAQRALELSQARFRLGADNYLAVLDAERALYAAQQGLIGLRLAEQANRVALFRALGGQWQAQAGAPAELSKP; from the coding sequence ATGACTGTGATGCCATCCCTTACCCTCTCGCGCGCGCCGCTGCTGTTGACCGCGCCCCTGCTGCTGTCCGCGTGCATGTCGCTGGCACCGCCGCACCAGGCGCCGGCGCTGCCCGTACCCGCCACCTTCGACGCCGCCGCTCCCGGCCCGGCGCCGCTGCTGCCCGGCGGCAGCGGCACGTCCTTTGTGCTCGACGCGCGCCTGCGCACCCTGCTGGGAATGGCGCTGGCCGACAACCGCGATCTGCGTGTGGCGGTGCTGGCGGTGGAGCGCGCCCGTGCCCAATACGGCATCGCCCAGGCCGAGCGCCTGCCCACGCTGAACGCTGGCGCCAGCGCCAGCCGCACGCGTACCGCCGACGACCTGACGCCCGCCGGCCGCGGCAACACCGCCAGCCAGTACAGCGCCAGCATCGGCCTGGCCAGCTGGGAGATCGATTTCTGGGGCCGCGTGCGCAACCTGAACGAGGCCGCGCTGCAGGAATTCCTGCGCAGCCAGGCCAACCGCGACAGCGCGCGCATCGCCCTGGGCGCCGAGGTCATGCTGACCTGGCTGAACCTGGACGCCGACGCGCGCCGCCTGCACCTGGCGCGCGCCACGCTGGCCACGCGCGAGCGGCAGCTGGAACTGACGCGCCGCACGCACGAACTGGGCGCCGCCTCGGGCCTGACGCTGGCGCAGGTGCAGACCACGGTGGACAGCGCGCGCGTCGACGCCGCCGCCTTCGAAACACTGGTGGCGCGCGGGCGCAACGCCCTGGCGCTGCTGATCGGCAACCCTGTGCCAGATAACCTGCTGCCGGCCAGCGTCACCGCGCCCGCCCCGCCGCTGCGCAGCGACGTTGCGCAGGGCGAGGCGCCGCGTCTGCAGGCAGCGCCGGAGCCCGCCACCGCCCTGCCCGATCTGCCCGCCGGCGCCCCGTCGCAACTGCTGTTGGCGCGCCCGGACGTGCGCGCCGCCGAGCACGCGCTGGCGGCCAGCAACGCGCAGATCGGCGTGGCGCGCGCGGCGTTCTTCCCGTCCATCACGCTCACCGCCAGCGCCGGCACGGCCAGCAATGAGCTGTCCGGCCTGTTCGCCGGCGGCAACGGCATCTGGAGCTTTGCGCCGCAGATCCGCCTGCCGATCTTCGACGCCGGACGCAACCAGGCCAACCTGCGCGTGGCCGAGGTGGCGCGCGAGACCGCCCTGGCGCAGTACGAGCGCGTGATCCAGGTGGCGTTTCGCGAGGTCATGGACGCGCTGGCCGACCGCGCCACGCTGGACGAGCGGCTGGCCGCGCAGCGCTCGCTGGCCGCCGCCGCGCAGCGCGCGCTGGAGTTGTCGCAGGCGCGCTTTCGCCTGGGCGCCGACAACTACCTGGCGGTGCTCGACGCCGAGCGCGCGCTGTATGCCGCGCAGCAAGGCCTGATCGGGCTGCGCCTGGCCGAGCAGGCCAACCGCGTGGCGCTGTTTCGCGCCCTGGGCGGGCAGTGGCAGGCGCAGGCGGGCGCGCCCGCCGAACTATCAAAACCATAG
- a CDS encoding tartrate dehydrogenase has protein sequence MQQTFNIAVIAGDGIGREVMPEGLRVVQAAADRFGMQLQLHAKDWAHCEYYQQHGQMMPADWKAQLAGMDAIYFGAVGWPATVPDHVSLWGSLLKFRREFDQYINLRPVRLFEGVPCPLAGRKPGDIDYLVVRENTEGEYTSLGGVMYEGTEREIVIQESVFSRKGAERLLKFAFELAASRARRHVTLATKSNGIAISMPWWDQRADDVARQYPHVTLDKQHIDILAARFVLQPGRFDVVAATNLFGDILSDLGPATTGTIGLAPSANLNPERQFPSLFEPVHGSAPDIYGQNIANPIAMIWSGALMLDFLTHGQGAGRAAHDAIVRAIEEVIRSGPRTPDLGGVASTAEVGEAIASAIARA, from the coding sequence ATGCAGCAGACGTTCAACATCGCCGTGATCGCCGGGGACGGCATCGGCCGCGAGGTCATGCCCGAGGGCCTGCGCGTGGTGCAGGCCGCCGCAGACCGCTTTGGCATGCAGCTGCAGCTGCACGCCAAGGACTGGGCGCATTGCGAGTACTACCAGCAACACGGTCAGATGATGCCCGCGGACTGGAAGGCGCAGCTGGCCGGCATGGACGCCATCTATTTCGGCGCCGTCGGCTGGCCGGCCACGGTGCCGGACCACGTCTCGCTGTGGGGCTCGCTGCTCAAATTCCGTCGCGAGTTCGACCAGTACATCAACCTGCGTCCGGTGCGTTTGTTCGAGGGCGTGCCCTGCCCTCTGGCCGGCCGCAAGCCCGGCGACATCGATTACCTGGTGGTGCGCGAGAACACCGAGGGCGAATACACGTCGCTGGGCGGCGTGATGTACGAGGGCACGGAACGCGAGATCGTCATCCAGGAGTCGGTCTTCTCGCGCAAGGGCGCCGAGCGGTTGCTCAAGTTCGCCTTCGAGCTGGCCGCCAGCCGAGCGCGCCGGCACGTCACGCTGGCCACCAAGAGCAACGGCATCGCCATCAGCATGCCCTGGTGGGACCAGCGCGCCGACGATGTGGCGCGCCAGTACCCGCACGTGACGCTGGACAAGCAGCACATCGACATCCTGGCCGCGCGCTTCGTGCTGCAGCCGGGGCGCTTCGACGTGGTGGCGGCGACCAACCTGTTCGGCGACATCCTGAGCGACCTGGGCCCGGCTACCACCGGTACCATCGGCCTGGCGCCTTCGGCCAACCTGAATCCGGAGCGGCAGTTTCCGAGCCTGTTCGAGCCGGTGCATGGCTCGGCGCCGGACATCTACGGCCAGAACATCGCCAACCCGATCGCCATGATCTGGTCCGGCGCGCTGATGCTGGACTTCCTGACGCACGGCCAGGGCGCGGGCCGCGCCGCGCACGACGCCATCGTGCGCGCCATCGAGGAAGTGATCCGCAGCGGCCCGCGCACGCCCGACCTGGGCGGCGTGGCCAGCACTGCGGAAGTCGGCGAGGCGATCGCCTCAGCCATCGCGCGCGCCTGA
- a CDS encoding NAD(P)/FAD-dependent oxidoreductase: protein MPSSLHFDAVVIGAGAAGLFCAARAGQRGLGVLLIDHSPRVAEKIRISGGGRCNFTNRELDARAPQRHFVGANPQFARPALSRYTPQDFIALVQHHGIAFHEKHKGQLFCDRSAEDIIAMLLAECADGRVERWQPCQVKNVVFSASSRRESSAGSYQIDTERGTVEARSVVVATGGLSIPKIGATDFGYRLAQQFDLPLVERRPGLAPLTFDGAAWSPYAQLAGLALPVAISTGSKKTRTTFHEDLLFTHRGLSGPAVLQISSYWQPGTPIAIDLAPGVHLPEALALAKARSRKLIANELAALLPARLADAWAAQSTDWQRPVNEASDKALARLAERLGRWELAPTGTEGYKKAEVTLGGVDTRALSQHTLEAKAQPGLYFIGEVVDVAGWLGGYNFQWAWASAAACAQALAPA from the coding sequence GTGCCCTCCTCCTTGCATTTCGACGCCGTCGTCATCGGCGCCGGCGCTGCCGGCCTGTTTTGCGCCGCGCGCGCCGGCCAGCGGGGCCTTGGCGTGCTGCTGATCGATCACAGCCCGCGCGTGGCCGAGAAGATCCGCATCTCCGGCGGCGGGCGCTGCAACTTCACCAACCGGGAGCTGGACGCGCGCGCGCCGCAGCGCCACTTCGTCGGTGCCAACCCGCAGTTCGCGCGCCCGGCACTCTCGCGCTATACGCCGCAGGATTTCATCGCGCTGGTACAGCACCACGGCATCGCCTTCCACGAAAAGCACAAGGGCCAGCTGTTTTGCGACCGCTCGGCCGAGGACATCATCGCCATGCTGCTGGCCGAATGCGCCGACGGCCGCGTCGAGCGCTGGCAGCCCTGCCAGGTCAAAAATGTGGTGTTTTCGGCCTCCAGCCGGCGTGAATCAAGCGCAGGCAGCTATCAAATCGATACCGAACGCGGCACGGTAGAGGCGCGCAGCGTGGTCGTCGCCACCGGCGGCCTGTCCATCCCCAAGATCGGCGCGACGGATTTCGGCTACCGGCTGGCGCAGCAGTTCGACCTGCCGCTCGTCGAGCGCCGTCCCGGCCTGGCGCCGCTGACCTTCGATGGCGCGGCCTGGAGCCCCTACGCCCAGCTCGCCGGCCTGGCGCTGCCGGTAGCGATCAGCACCGGCAGCAAGAAGACCCGCACCACCTTCCACGAGGATCTGCTGTTCACGCACCGCGGCCTGTCCGGGCCGGCGGTGCTGCAGATCTCCAGCTACTGGCAGCCGGGCACACCGATTGCCATCGACCTGGCGCCGGGCGTGCATCTGCCCGAGGCGCTGGCGCTGGCCAAGGCGCGCTCGCGGAAACTCATCGCCAACGAACTGGCCGCGCTGCTGCCCGCGCGCCTGGCCGATGCCTGGGCCGCGCAGAGCACCGACTGGCAGCGCCCGGTCAACGAAGCCAGCGACAAGGCGCTGGCGCGCCTGGCCGAACGGCTGGGCCGCTGGGAGCTCGCGCCCACCGGCACCGAAGGCTACAAGAAAGCCGAGGTCACGCTGGGCGGCGTGGACACGCGCGCGCTGTCGCAGCACACGCTGGAGGCCAAAGCCCAGCCGGGCCTGTACTTCATCGGCGAGGTGGTGGACGTCGCCGGCTGGCTGGGCGGCTACAACTTCCAGTGGGCCTGGGCCAGCGCCGCCGCCTGCGCGCAGGCGCTGGCGCCAGCTTGA